The proteins below are encoded in one region of Oncorhynchus masou masou isolate Uvic2021 chromosome 15, UVic_Omas_1.1, whole genome shotgun sequence:
- the LOC135555724 gene encoding ras-related protein Rab-5C-like: MAGRGGPARTNGAAASNKICQFKLVLLGESAVGKSSLVLRFVKGQFHEYQESTIGAAFLTQTVCLDDTTVKFEIWDTAGQERYHSLAPMYYRGAQAAIVVYDITNTDTFTRAKNWVKELQRQASPNIVIALAGNKADLANKRAVDFQEAQAYADDNSLLFMETSAKTAMNVNEIFMAIAKKLPKNEPAGGAGGRAGGRAGVDLQEAAPQAGGSKCCGGN, from the exons ATGGCAGGTCGAGGAGGACCAGCACGGACCAACGGCGCGGCGGCCAGCAACAAGATCTGCCAGTTCAAGCTGGTGCTGCTGGGAGAGTCAGCGGTAGGCAAGTCCAGCTTGGTGCTGCGCTTCGTCAAGGGCCAGTTCCACGAGTACCAGGAGAGCACCATCGGAG CTGCCTTCCTCACACAGACCGTCTGCTTGGATGACACAACAGTTAAGTTTGAGATCTGGGACACTGCAGGGCAGGAACGGTATCACAGCCTGGCCCCTATGTACTACAGAGGAGCGCAGGCTGCCATCGTGGTCTATGACATCACCAACACA GATACATTCACACGTGCAAAGAACTGGGTGAAGGAGCTCCAACGACAAGCCAGCCCCAACATCGTTATTGCACTGGCAGGGAACAAAGCTGACCTGGCCAACAAAAGAGCTGTGGACTTCCAG gaagcACAAGCGTACGCAGATGACAACAGTTTGCTCTTCATGGAGACTTCAGCCAAGACGGCCATGAACGTCAATGAGATCTTCATGGCCATAG CCAAGAAGCTTCCTAAGAACGAGCCAGCGGGTGGAGCCGGTGGCCGGGCCGGTGGTCGGGCAGGAGTGGACCTGCAGGAAGCCGCCCCACAGGCTGGTGGTAGCAAGTGCTGTGGTGGGAACTAA